In Bradyrhizobium manausense, the sequence GATTGTCGGGCGCCATCATCGGCAAGACCATGAACAAGCTCGGCTGGCACTGGTGGCCGTCGGACACCACCGTCGCGACCATGGACTATGAGGGCCGGGCGCGCTGCATCAATCTCGGCCATTGCACGCCGGCCTGCGCGCAGGGCGCAAAATCCTCGACCGACATCACCTATTGGCCGCATGCGGTGCGGGCCGGTGTCGAGCTGCGCACGCATTGCCGGGTGCGCGAGATCACCACTGACGAGAGCGGCATGGCCACCGGCGTGATCTACTACGACAAGGAGGGCATCGAGCAGTTCCAGCCGGCGCATGTCGTGATCATCGCGTGCAACGGCGTCGGCACGCCGCGCCTGCTGCTGAACTCGAAATCCGATCGCTTTCCGAATGGTCTGGCCAATTCGTCGGGACTCGTCGGCAAGAACCTGATGTTCCATCCCTATGCGCAGATCTACGGCTATGTGAAGGAGCCGACGGACAGCAACCGTGCGCCGCCGACCTGCCTGTGGAGCAAGGAGTGGTATGACACGGACCTCTCGCGCGGCTTCGTGCGCGGCTATGGCGTGCAGTTCGTGCGCGGTGCAGGTCCGGTGTTCGAGGCTGTCGTCAGCGAGCAGAAGGGTATTTTGCCGTGGGGGGCCGATCATCACCGCGTCTTCCGCAAGCTCAACGGACATCGGCTCGGTTTCTCCGCGATCTGCGAGGACCTGCCGGAGGAGCACAACCAGGTCACGCTTGATCCGGTGCTGAAGGACAGTCACGGCATTCCGGCACCGAAGATCAACTACACGATCAGCGAGAACAGCCGGAAGATGATGGATCATGCGCTCGCCCGCGGCCGGGAGATCCTCGAGACGGCAGGCGCAACCGACATCTGTGTCAACTCGCCGATCCCCTGGGGCGGCTGGCACCTGCTCGGCACCGCGCGCATGGGCACCGATCCCCAAAAATCCGTCGTCAACGAATGGGGGCGCACGCATGACGTGAAGAACCTCTTCATCGTCGATGGCAGCATCTTCGTCACCTCGGGCGGTGTGAACCCGACGTCCACCATCCAGGCCCTCGCGCTCTACATCGCCGACCAGATGAAGCAGCGCCTTGCC encodes:
- a CDS encoding GMC family oxidoreductase; the encoded protein is MAESPLKRRGREEDVLTKDPVDVLIIGAGASGAAVAWSLAETKMHILCLEQGGWMNPAEYPSTGRDWEAKFYGEWSSSPNVRGRPEDYPINDDNSPIKVVNYNAVGGSTVMYTAHWPRLHPSDFKVKTLDGVADDWPVDYDALTPFFEENDRMMGTSGLSGDPLSPLTHPPMPQQPMGLSGAIIGKTMNKLGWHWWPSDTTVATMDYEGRARCINLGHCTPACAQGAKSSTDITYWPHAVRAGVELRTHCRVREITTDESGMATGVIYYDKEGIEQFQPAHVVIIACNGVGTPRLLLNSKSDRFPNGLANSSGLVGKNLMFHPYAQIYGYVKEPTDSNRAPPTCLWSKEWYDTDLSRGFVRGYGVQFVRGAGPVFEAVVSEQKGILPWGADHHRVFRKLNGHRLGFSAICEDLPEEHNQVTLDPVLKDSHGIPAPKINYTISENSRKMMDHALARGREILETAGATDICVNSPIPWGGWHLLGTARMGTDPQKSVVNEWGRTHDVKNLFIVDGSIFVTSGGVNPTSTIQALALYIADQMKQRLANLFD